The Pseudomonadota bacterium genome includes a region encoding these proteins:
- a CDS encoding ParA family protein: MTEKRARIVAVTNQKGGVGKTTTALNLAAGLAELKRRVLLIDIDPQGNATTGSGIELGEQDDTLCDVLLGDCRLAEAIVPVPAMGFDLVPANGDLTAAEVALMEREDRAGVLREALAGEAGRYHHVIIDCPPALNVLTLNALTAADRVLIPMQCEYYALEGLTALLNTIEQIQGSVNPGLEIEGLVRTMYDVRNNLSGAVSRQLHEHFGSKLYETVVPRNVRVAEAPSYGQSVIQYDPDSRGAIAYLGLAGEYLRRQGVQ, from the coding sequence ATGACCGAAAAACGGGCCCGTATCGTGGCCGTGACCAATCAGAAGGGCGGCGTGGGCAAGACCACCACGGCACTTAATCTGGCCGCTGGCCTGGCCGAACTCAAACGGCGGGTGCTGCTGATCGATATCGATCCGCAGGGCAACGCCACCACCGGTTCCGGCATCGAGCTGGGTGAACAGGATGACACCCTGTGTGACGTGCTGCTGGGAGACTGTCGCCTGGCCGAGGCGATCGTGCCGGTGCCCGCCATGGGTTTCGATCTGGTGCCGGCCAACGGCGACCTGACCGCTGCCGAAGTGGCGCTGATGGAGCGCGAGGATCGGGCGGGCGTTCTGCGCGAGGCGCTGGCCGGCGAGGCCGGCCGCTACCACCACGTCATCATCGACTGCCCGCCAGCCCTCAACGTGCTTACGCTCAACGCGCTGACGGCGGCCGACCGGGTGCTCATCCCGATGCAGTGCGAGTACTATGCGCTGGAAGGGCTGACCGCGCTGCTCAACACCATCGAGCAGATTCAGGGTTCGGTCAACCCGGGACTGGAAATCGAGGGGCTGGTACGCACCATGTACGACGTTCGCAACAATCTCTCCGGCGCAGTCTCGCGTCAGCTGCACGAGCATTTCGGCAGCAAGCTCTACGAGACGGTGGTGCCGCGAAACGTGCGCGTGGCCGAGGCGCCGAGCTATGGTCAGTCGGTCATCCAGTACGACCCCGACTCGCGCGGCGCCATCGCCTACCTGGGCCTGGCCGGCGAATACCTGCGGCGCCAGGGGGTGCAGTGA
- the rsmG gene encoding 16S rRNA (guanine(527)-N(7))-methyltransferase RsmG has protein sequence MSSIELDARLRRGLAVLGVMLETAQHKHLLDYLALLARWNRAYNLTAVSALPMMVDRHLLDSLSILPWLRGSRVLDAGTGAGLPGVPLAIACPQRHFVLVDSSGKKIRFLNQVRRELRLNNIEPIQARLETLSLEPPPDCVVARALAPLPRLVDQLGHLLDAGATLLAMKGRLPFAECQALSNAYNVEPIELDVPGAGGARSLIIVDQS, from the coding sequence GTGAGTTCCATCGAGCTCGATGCGCGGCTCAGGCGCGGTCTGGCCGTTCTCGGGGTGATGCTGGAGACGGCCCAGCACAAGCATCTGCTCGACTACCTGGCTCTGCTTGCGCGCTGGAACCGGGCCTATAATCTGACCGCGGTCAGCGCGCTGCCGATGATGGTTGATCGCCATTTGCTCGACAGCCTGAGCATCCTGCCGTGGCTTCGCGGCAGCCGTGTGCTGGATGCCGGGACTGGTGCCGGCCTGCCGGGAGTGCCGCTGGCCATTGCCTGTCCGCAACGGCATTTCGTGCTGGTCGACAGCAGCGGCAAGAAGATCCGCTTTCTCAACCAGGTGCGCCGGGAATTGCGGCTGAATAACATCGAACCGATCCAGGCAAGACTGGAAACACTGTCGCTGGAGCCGCCGCCAGACTGCGTGGTGGCCCGTGCGCTGGCGCCGCTGCCGCGCCTGGTTGACCAGCTTGGCCATCTGCTTGATGCTGGCGCAACCCTGTTGGCGATGAAGGGTCGATTGCCGTTTGCCGAGTGCCAGGCCCTGTCCAACGCGTACAATGTCGAGCCTATTGAACTGGACGTTCCCGGCGCGGGTGGCGCCCGCAGCTTGATCATCGTGGACCAATCATGA